The window AAAAGATTGTACACAAAATGGAATACAACAGCATCGACTTTATAGACCTTCTGCAAGAACCTAACTGATATGGCCCTACAATCAAAAAATAAAGTTGATCCTGCGTTCAGTATGTCGTCTATGACGGACATCATTTTCCTGCTACTGATCTTCTTTATGCTTACTTCTTCCTTTATTACGCCATCTGGCTTGAACGTAAACCTGCCATCTGCTAAAAAATCAGAAATTGTAATGCAGAAAGTTAGCGTTACCATTACTGATGATTTGAGATACATGGTGAATGAGCAGGAGGTAAGCCGCGAGCAGGTCGAAGGCATCCTGACCAACGAATTATCCGGAACTGAAAAGGAAGGTGTTGTTGTTCTGCATGTAGACAAAACAGTTCCCACAGAACGATTTGTTGAAATTGCGGGTATTGCCGCTGCTTTAAATGCAAAGGTTTCGATAGCTACCAAACCAACTGAGAGAAGATAAGCAGTATGTCAGAGCGGGAGAAAAAGAACAAGATGATCGGAGCAGGCGTTTCAGCAGGTGTACACCTACTGTTACTCCTGGCATTTCTGTTCGTCATGGCCTGGAAAGCACCAAACCCTCCTGCACCTGAAATAGGCATTGAACTTAATTTTGGAACCGATCTGGCTGGTTCCGGAGAAGAGCAGCCCCAAACGCCTTCTCCTCAACCACAGCCAGAGGCCGAGCAGGTAGCTGAATCGCAGCAGGCTCAGTCACAGCCGGAACCTGTACAGCAGCCAGCCGTAACCCCTGAGATTGCAACACCTGCACCAATTGAGCAGGCTATTGAAGAGGTGGTTACCCAGCCCGAACCAAGTCCTGTTACCAAGCAGGAGGTTTCGAAGCCAAAGCCACAACCACAGCAGCAGCAGCAACCGGCAGAAAAGCCCAAAGAAACTGTTAAACCTGCACTGTTCCCCGGCGAAAAAGAGCGTGAAAGCAGCAGCACTGATCAAAAGGCATCCAGTCAGGGCGATCAGCCAAATAAAACCGGCGACCAGGGCGACGAGCAGGGCAAAACTGATGCCCGTGCTTTATATGGCGAGCGTGGTGGTGGAAATAATGGTGCACAACTTAGCATTGTTGGCTGGAACTGGGATTCCAAACCCCGTGATGCTGATAAATCTGATGAGAATGGTCGTGTGGTGATAGAATTTACCATTGATGACCAGGGTTATGTGGAAACTTCTTCCATCAAAGAATCGAGTGTAAGCTTAAGTGTTGCACAGTTTTACAAAAGACAGGTTGAAAACCTAACTTTTTCAAGAACTGCAGCTGGTGTAGTGCCGCAAAAAACTACCGGCTCAGTTACTTTCATCATCAAATCCCGCTAAAACTTTCACATGGATTATCGTCAGACCCTGGAGTATCTCTTTGGGATGCTGCCCATGTTTCAGCGAATTGGCGCCGCCGCTTTTAAAAAAGATCTGAGCAACACGGTAAGGCTTTGCAAAGCACTTGATTATCCTCATCTGAAATTTCCCGCTGTTCATGTAGCCGGCACCAACGGCAAAGGCAGCTCCTCCCATACGCTGGCTGCTATTCTGCATGCTGCAGGATATAAAACCGGCCTCTATACCTCTCCACATTTAAAAGATTTTACCGAAAGGATCAGGATCAATGGCAAGGCAATTTCTCAGCAGGAAGTAGTAGATTGGGTGGCCCGGCATAAAAACCTGGTAGAAGAAGTGCAGCCTTCCTTTTTTGAGCTTACGGTAGGCATGGCATTCGACTGGTTTGCTCGTGAGAAAGTAGACATCGCCATAATAGAAACCGGTATGGGCGGCCGCCTGGACAGCACTAATGTCATCACGCCACTGGTAAGCCTCATTACCCGAATTGGTCTGGACCATACTGCTTTTCTGGGTAATACCTTACCGGCCATTGCCGCTGAAAAAGCAGGTATCATCAAACCTAAAGTACCTGTTGTGATTAGCCAGCGGCAGCCGCAGGTTGTTGAAGTTTTCGAAGAGACCGCCAGAAAGCAGCATTCACCGATTTTTTTTGCAGAAGATACCTACAGCGCCTCCTGGCGCTCGGCTGGTGTTTTGCAGATTTTGAAAGATAATCAACCATGGCTGCCAGCACAACCTACAGACCTGAAAGCCCAGTATTATGCCGCCAACATACCCGGCATATTGAAAGTAGTGGAGCTGCTAGGCAGGCAAAGATACCAGATTACAGAAGAGGCAATAGCTGCCGGTATCAGTGGCGTTTGTCGGGTAACTGGATTGAAAGGACGCTGGCAGGTATTGGGTGAACACCCACTGGTGGTGGCAGATGTAAGCCATAATCCGGATGGTATGCTGCACCTCATGCAACAGGTAGAGCAAATCAGGCACCAAAGACTGTTTATTCTCCTGGGTATGGTAGCCGATAAAGATGTAAGCAGCACCCTGGAGCTACTCCCAAAAGAGGCATTTTACTTTTATTGCCGCGCTGACATACCTCGCGCCATGTCAGCTGAAGCTTTAAGTGAAATAGCTCAACAGCATGGTTTACAGGGAATTGTTATTCCCGATGTAAACCAGGCATTGAAGCAGGCCAGGCACCTGGCCTCAGCCGATGACATAGTTATGATTACCGGCTCGACCTTTGTAGTAGCTGAAATTAATGAGCTGTAAATTATTTACCGTAAATTGCAGGCTTTCCAACTTTAAGTTTTATCAGCTCAATTCATCAGTGAGAAATAAGTTACAGCGCTTTGCCGAGAATGAAAGCAGAGACAATGTTATTCAGGCGGGCAAACCAATCATAGAAGAAATAAAAGGTGCCTGGCAAAAACTCCAGTTTAAAAATAATAATCCCATCACGCTGGAATTAGCCTGTGGTAAGGGAGAATATACTATTGGCCTGGGCAGGTATTATCCTGACAGGAATTTTATAGGAGTTGATATTAAAGGCGCACGCCTCTATTTCGGCAGCCGGAGCGCAGAGGAAGAGGGGCTGCAAAACGTGGCATTCCTGCGCATCAAGATCATCGACATTGATAATTACTTTGATGAGGGCGAAGTTGACCAGATCTGGATCACGTTTCCGGATCCCAGGCCACGCGACAGAGATGAGCGCCGGCGCCTTACCCATCCCAGGTTTCTGGAAATGTACCAGCGTATCCTGAAAGACGGAGGGATGTTTCACCTGAAAACAGATGATCAGCCATTCTTTGATTATACCAGGGAGATGCTTGAGCAATTTCCGGTAGAAGAGCTGGCCTGGACACACGACCTTTACCAAAGCCCAATGCTGGAGGAGCATCATGGTTTACAGACAAACTATGAACAGATGTTTCTTCAGCAGGGAAAAAATATTAATTACCTGCGCTGCAGAATTCGTAAAGGGGAGGCTTAGTAGATGTTGTATTTTGTAAGTGCTGCTTGGTTAGTATACTTAATACTCCTCGTCTATCTCCAGTGCCTCCAGTATATCCGCCAGCTGATCAAAATCCTTAAAGCCGGCCCTGATTTCTTCTCCACCTTTTAGCGCCAGTCCCTTTATAGGATATTGATCCAACAGACTGTTAATACCACTTGCCTCAAAACCAAAGTCTGCTACAAGCTGATATTTGGTACTAAGGCTTAACAAGCTGTCATACAAATCATTATCAGGCACTATTTTATCTGTTGCTTCAACAAGAAAAAAAGAAACCTGTTGCTGAAAACTGCTCATTACCTGCTCCACTTCATCAGCTTTGCTGCTGGCGTTCACCTCTATTCTAAGGATAAGGGGCAGACCTGATTGTTGCAGCTCCTCCAGGTAGTCAGGCCTGTCTGTCTGCAGATAATCAACTGGATATTCCGGCAACAGACGTTTGATGGTTTCCGGATCTGCATCACTGAATTCTGCAACAAAGCTCACGCCTGCAACCCATTCAGTTATGTCCATGAACTTATGAGGTTCAATATAATGCAGAGTGCCGGGCTCAAGGTTAAATCCTAGCATGGCCACCCCCATGCCGGCACAGTAGCGGGCATCACTTAAATTATTTACCTGACTTATTTTTACAAAAGTTCTAAGTGCCATAGTATCTGTAGGAATAGGTTGATTGTCTGAAAAATCGGTTGCAGAAGCAAAAATGCAACAATTTTTAAAAAGACCAACACAGGGGCAAACCTGATCAGTGACTAACTGTACTGGTCTTTGAATTATCCTTGATGTATATTTGCAAAAAATTTTTGACCATGGCTGTAGAACAAATAACAGACGCTGATTTTGCACAAAAGCTCCAGAGCAACGAAAAAGTGGTGGTAAAATACTATGCTGACTGGTGTGGCAGCTGCCGCTTATTTACTCCTAAGTTTAAGCGCCTAAGTGGCGACGAACGTTTTGATGGCATAACATTTCTGGATGTGAATGCTGAAAAAAACCCCGATGCCCGCCACCTTGCCGGCGTAACCAGTCTGCCGTTTTTTGCTGTATTTAAAAATGGTGAATTGCTGGAAGG of the Flammeovirgaceae bacterium 311 genome contains:
- a CDS encoding bifunctional folylpolyglutamate synthase/dihydrofolate synthase (COG0285 Folylpolyglutamate synthase), which translates into the protein MDYRQTLEYLFGMLPMFQRIGAAAFKKDLSNTVRLCKALDYPHLKFPAVHVAGTNGKGSSSHTLAAILHAAGYKTGLYTSPHLKDFTERIRINGKAISQQEVVDWVARHKNLVEEVQPSFFELTVGMAFDWFAREKVDIAIIETGMGGRLDSTNVITPLVSLITRIGLDHTAFLGNTLPAIAAEKAGIIKPKVPVVISQRQPQVVEVFEETARKQHSPIFFAEDTYSASWRSAGVLQILKDNQPWLPAQPTDLKAQYYAANIPGILKVVELLGRQRYQITEEAIAAGISGVCRVTGLKGRWQVLGEHPLVVADVSHNPDGMLHLMQQVEQIRHQRLFILLGMVADKDVSSTLELLPKEAFYFYCRADIPRAMSAEALSEIAQQHGLQGIVIPDVNQALKQARHLASADDIVMITGSTFVVAEINEL
- a CDS encoding thioredoxin domain-containing protein (COG0526 Thiol-disulfide isomerase and thioredoxins) — translated: MAVEQITDADFAQKLQSNEKVVVKYYADWCGSCRLFTPKFKRLSGDERFDGITFLDVNAEKNPDARHLAGVTSLPFFAVFKNGELLEGVCTSKEEIVTELIQKL
- a CDS encoding biopolymer transport protein ExbD/TolR (COG0848 Biopolymer transport protein) — encoded protein: MTDIIFLLLIFFMLTSSFITPSGLNVNLPSAKKSEIVMQKVSVTITDDLRYMVNEQEVSREQVEGILTNELSGTEKEGVVVLHVDKTVPTERFVEIAGIAAALNAKVSIATKPTERR
- a CDS encoding tRNA (guanine-N(7)-)-methyltransferase (COG0220 Predicted S-adenosylmethionine-dependent methyltransferase); the encoded protein is MSCKLFTVNCRLSNFKFYQLNSSVRNKLQRFAENESRDNVIQAGKPIIEEIKGAWQKLQFKNNNPITLELACGKGEYTIGLGRYYPDRNFIGVDIKGARLYFGSRSAEEEGLQNVAFLRIKIIDIDNYFDEGEVDQIWITFPDPRPRDRDERRRLTHPRFLEMYQRILKDGGMFHLKTDDQPFFDYTREMLEQFPVEELAWTHDLYQSPMLEEHHGLQTNYEQMFLQQGKNINYLRCRIRKGEA
- a CDS encoding hypothetical protein (COG0135 Phosphoribosylanthranilate isomerase); the encoded protein is MALRTFVKISQVNNLSDARYCAGMGVAMLGFNLEPGTLHYIEPHKFMDITEWVAGVSFVAEFSDADPETIKRLLPEYPVDYLQTDRPDYLEELQQSGLPLILRIEVNASSKADEVEQVMSSFQQQVSFFLVEATDKIVPDNDLYDSLLSLSTKYQLVADFGFEASGINSLLDQYPIKGLALKGGEEIRAGFKDFDQLADILEALEIDEEY